The Benincasa hispida cultivar B227 chromosome 11, ASM972705v1, whole genome shotgun sequence genome has a segment encoding these proteins:
- the LOC120091380 gene encoding uncharacterized protein LOC120091380, translating to MANQLGNLVESIKSKVKALKKSKKPYIKMDKSSSVKVEIRSRKARLLIDKTMKVADRPGKRTIS from the coding sequence ATGGCGAATCAGCTAGGAAATTTGGTGGAATCCATTAAATCCAAGGTCAAGGCACTGAAGAAATCGAAGAAACCATATATCAAGATGGACAAAAGCTCCAGTGTCAAAGTTGAGATCCGTAGCCGGAAAGCTCGATTGTTGATCGATAAAACCATGAAAGTCGCCGATCGTCCTGGCAAACGTACAATTTCTTAG